One Janthinobacterium sp. TB1-E2 genomic region harbors:
- the cysC gene encoding adenylyl-sulfate kinase, whose amino-acid sequence MLPALQERGSVMTAGQHDTVWLTGLSGAGKSSIAGALARQLKAQGRAVAVLDGDQLRHGLNRDLGFTPEDRHENIRRAAEVARLMNGAGLTVIAAFISPYRADRAMAADIIGAAHFIEVHVSTPLAVCEARDAKGLYGKARAGQLAQFTGISAPYEAPLAAALTLDTGTLALDESVERLCHYLQRRT is encoded by the coding sequence ATATTGCCAGCTCTACAGGAGAGAGGCAGTGTGATGACAGCAGGACAACACGACACGGTCTGGCTGACGGGCTTGAGCGGCGCCGGCAAGTCCAGCATCGCCGGCGCGCTGGCGCGCCAGCTCAAGGCGCAGGGCCGCGCCGTGGCGGTGCTCGACGGCGACCAGCTGCGCCATGGCTTGAACCGCGATCTCGGTTTTACGCCCGAAGACCGGCATGAAAACATCCGCCGCGCGGCCGAAGTGGCGCGCCTGATGAACGGGGCGGGCCTGACCGTCATCGCCGCCTTCATTTCCCCGTACCGCGCCGACCGGGCCATGGCTGCAGACATCATCGGCGCTGCGCATTTCATCGAAGTTCACGTCAGCACGCCGCTGGCCGTGTGCGAGGCGCGCGATGCCAAGGGCTTGTATGGAAAGGCGCGCGCGGGGCAGCTCGCGCAATTCACGGGCATTTCCGCGCCGTACGAGGCGCCGCTGGCGGCGGCGCTGACCCTGGACACGGGCACCCTGGCGCTGGACGAATCGGTCGAGCGCCTGTGCCACTACCTTCAGCGACGTACGTGA